A portion of the Bdellovibrio bacteriovorus genome contains these proteins:
- the acnA gene encoding aconitate hydratase AcnA gives MHIQSKDSFKSKEVLNVGGKSYTIFNSSKINHPNLKRLPISLKVLLENLLRHEDGLHVSKEDIDALLSLDPKAMMREISFFPARVLMQDFTGVPAVVDLAAMRDAMKSLGGDPKKINPLVPVDLVIDHSVMVDSFASPKSFDENVKMEFERNHERYVFLKWGQKAFQNFKVVPPGTGICHQVNLEYLGKTVWNEKDGGVEYAYPDTLVGTDSHTTMVNGLAVLGWGVGGIEAEAVMLGQPLSMLIPEVVGFRLEGKLPEGSTATDLVLVITQMLRKKGVVGKFVEFYGPGLSTMPLADRATIANMAPEYGATCGFFPIDEETMKYLRLSGRPAETVALVEAYAKNTGMWRKEENEKDYFFNDTLSLDMSTVVPSLAGPKRPQDRVVLTNAASDFQNQLLTGFQVAADKTSRASSAQAVEGGNYQVGNGDVVIAAITSCTNTSNPSVMLGAGLVAKKAIEKGLKVKPWVKTSLAPGSQVVTDYLEKSGMQKYLDQVGFNLVGYGCTTCIGNSGPLPAPIAGAVEKGNLTVAAVLSGNRNFEGRINPHVKANYLASPMLVVAYALAGNMHVDIAKDAIGEDSAGKPVYLKDIWPSNQEIADLVNKTVETKMFDSRYGNVFAGTDDWKKIETTSSQTYSWDESTYIKNPPYFEGMKMQPGSVSEIKGASVLAVLGDSITTDHISPAGNIKKDSPAGKFLMSKGVQPVDFNSYGARRGNDDVMVRGTFANIRIKNEMMGGAEGGNTKYIPTGEAMSIYDASMKYQAAGTPLVVFAGKEYGTGSSRDWAAKGTRLLGIKAVIAESFERIHRSNLIGMGVLPLQFHPGTDRKTLKIDGTEKIDIIGINPSMKAQQDLTLVITRANGQKEEVKVRSRIDTAVELEYMKNGGILHYVLRKLI, from the coding sequence ATGCATATCCAGTCAAAAGACAGTTTTAAATCCAAAGAAGTTCTGAATGTTGGTGGGAAGTCTTATACCATCTTCAATTCATCTAAAATCAATCACCCAAACTTAAAAAGACTTCCTATCTCGTTAAAAGTTTTGCTTGAGAATTTGCTTCGTCATGAAGACGGCCTGCATGTCAGCAAAGAAGATATCGACGCACTTTTAAGTCTGGATCCTAAAGCCATGATGCGCGAGATCTCTTTTTTCCCGGCCCGCGTTTTGATGCAAGACTTTACCGGCGTGCCGGCGGTTGTCGATTTAGCCGCGATGAGAGACGCGATGAAATCATTAGGTGGCGATCCCAAAAAGATCAACCCACTGGTGCCGGTGGATTTGGTGATCGACCACTCGGTGATGGTGGATTCTTTTGCCAGCCCTAAATCTTTTGATGAAAACGTAAAAATGGAATTTGAACGGAACCATGAACGTTATGTTTTCCTTAAGTGGGGTCAAAAAGCTTTCCAAAACTTCAAAGTGGTTCCCCCGGGAACAGGGATTTGCCATCAAGTAAATTTAGAATATCTTGGTAAAACTGTTTGGAATGAAAAAGATGGCGGCGTTGAATACGCTTATCCAGACACACTTGTGGGAACAGATTCTCACACCACGATGGTGAACGGTTTGGCCGTTCTAGGTTGGGGTGTCGGTGGTATCGAAGCGGAAGCCGTCATGTTGGGACAGCCTTTAAGTATGTTGATTCCTGAAGTTGTTGGTTTCCGTTTAGAAGGGAAACTTCCCGAAGGGTCCACGGCGACAGACTTAGTTTTAGTCATCACGCAAATGCTGCGTAAAAAAGGTGTGGTTGGTAAGTTTGTCGAATTTTATGGACCAGGTCTTTCAACAATGCCATTGGCGGATCGTGCGACGATCGCCAATATGGCGCCGGAATACGGAGCTACATGCGGTTTCTTCCCGATTGATGAAGAAACCATGAAGTACTTACGCCTTTCGGGCCGTCCTGCAGAAACCGTGGCGTTGGTTGAAGCTTACGCGAAAAACACGGGTATGTGGCGTAAAGAAGAAAATGAAAAAGATTATTTCTTTAACGACACATTAAGTTTGGATATGTCGACAGTTGTTCCATCATTGGCGGGACCGAAACGTCCTCAAGATCGCGTGGTTCTGACAAATGCTGCCAGTGATTTCCAAAATCAACTTTTAACTGGATTTCAAGTTGCCGCTGATAAAACGTCTCGCGCTTCTTCGGCCCAAGCCGTTGAAGGTGGAAACTATCAAGTCGGCAATGGGGACGTGGTAATTGCCGCGATCACCAGCTGTACGAACACTTCAAACCCATCAGTGATGTTGGGGGCGGGGCTTGTCGCAAAAAAAGCGATCGAGAAAGGTTTGAAAGTAAAACCTTGGGTGAAAACGTCACTGGCTCCCGGATCTCAAGTCGTGACCGATTATCTTGAAAAATCAGGAATGCAAAAATACCTTGATCAAGTGGGCTTTAACCTGGTTGGTTACGGGTGCACGACTTGCATCGGGAACTCAGGTCCATTGCCAGCGCCGATTGCCGGTGCGGTTGAAAAAGGAAACCTAACAGTGGCGGCGGTTCTTTCTGGGAATCGTAACTTTGAAGGTCGTATCAACCCGCATGTCAAAGCTAACTACTTGGCATCGCCAATGTTGGTGGTGGCTTATGCTTTAGCGGGCAATATGCATGTTGATATTGCGAAAGATGCGATCGGTGAAGACTCTGCCGGCAAGCCGGTTTATCTAAAAGACATCTGGCCAAGCAATCAAGAGATCGCGGATTTAGTCAATAAAACCGTAGAAACGAAGATGTTTGATTCTCGTTACGGTAACGTGTTTGCGGGAACAGATGATTGGAAGAAAATTGAAACGACTTCATCACAAACTTATTCTTGGGATGAAAGTACTTACATCAAAAATCCTCCGTATTTCGAAGGCATGAAAATGCAGCCGGGATCGGTCAGTGAAATCAAAGGGGCCAGTGTCCTTGCGGTTTTAGGTGACTCGATCACAACGGATCATATTTCTCCGGCGGGTAATATTAAAAAAGATTCTCCAGCCGGCAAGTTCTTGATGAGTAAAGGTGTGCAACCTGTGGACTTTAACTCTTACGGAGCTCGTCGTGGTAATGATGATGTGATGGTGCGCGGAACTTTTGCCAACATCCGTATTAAAAATGAAATGATGGGTGGTGCAGAAGGCGGCAACACCAAATACATCCCGACGGGTGAAGCGATGTCGATTTACGATGCGTCGATGAAATACCAAGCGGCAGGAACACCACTGGTAGTTTTTGCGGGTAAAGAATACGGGACTGGATCTTCGCGTGACTGGGCGGCGAAAGGGACCCGTCTGTTGGGTATCAAGGCGGTTATCGCTGAAAGCTTTGAACGTATCCATCGTTCAAACTTAATTGGTATGGGCGTATTGCCATTGCAATTCCATCCCGGCACAGATCGCAAGACTTTGAAAATTGATGGAACCGAAAAAATTGATATCATCGGTATCAATCCAAGTATGAAAGCTCAGCAAGATTTGACTTTAGTGATTACACGCGCCAATGGTCAAAAAGAAGAGGTCAAAGTGCGTTCACGCATTGATACCGCAGTTGAGCTTGAGTACATGAAAAACGGCGGTATTTTGCACTATGTTTTAAGAAAGCTGATTTAA
- a CDS encoding NUDIX domain-containing protein, producing the protein MKHLLEKVLSSKQVFRGRYLKVEQDQVQAPDGKTYVREYILHPGAAMMIPLLSNEKVVMVHQYRHAVKQVFLEFPAGKRDRGEETLLTARRELREETGYEAKDWKFLTTIHPVIGYSNEHIDLFLARDLTAAPQQLDHGEFLEVVEVSPDELMKFVREGKVTDVKTQIGAFWLDKILHGEWN; encoded by the coding sequence ATGAAACATCTCTTAGAAAAAGTTCTGTCCTCTAAGCAAGTCTTTCGCGGCCGTTATTTGAAAGTCGAACAAGATCAAGTTCAAGCTCCTGACGGAAAAACATATGTCCGTGAGTATATCTTGCATCCGGGCGCTGCGATGATGATTCCTCTTCTCAGTAACGAAAAAGTGGTCATGGTTCATCAATATCGTCATGCCGTGAAACAAGTTTTTTTGGAATTTCCAGCAGGGAAGCGTGATCGCGGCGAAGAAACTTTGCTCACCGCACGAAGAGAGTTGCGTGAAGAAACTGGTTATGAAGCCAAGGATTGGAAGTTCTTGACCACGATCCACCCGGTGATCGGCTATTCCAATGAACATATCGACCTTTTTCTAGCGCGGGATTTAACGGCCGCGCCTCAGCAGCTAGATCACGGGGAGTTTTTAGAGGTTGTTGAGGTGTCCCCGGACGAACTTATGAAATTTGTTCGTGAAGGTAAGGTCACGGATGTAAAGACCCAGATCGGGGCTTTTTGGCTTGATAAAATCCTCCATGGGGAGTGGAATTAA
- a CDS encoding ATPase, T2SS/T4P/T4SS family, giving the protein MDNNEYLDFDEAVAFLKTTPSTLYKWLQAGKIPGHKLGRQWRFLREELEIHVSGKASRINVQRDFLQLSEILQSRKKNKKETSMQLDTHTLAEQIIWDAFDHGARLVHIYPTKGKYEISYRNNEGLDKLSSIQEDFFHELDSSLVSFSSPIGQEDSRRFHLNREQGESLQIRYQKIETVTGPRLTLRIWQPEKDVLSLEKISGGDKEALKRFKSWTQKAHGIIIVTGAPGSGKTTTVHSLLNELRSEGRVIFTIEESVEMVIEGVNQIEVKSRKPEDFANVFHQIHGSDPDVICLGLSSYFGNEEQVFGAAYEAAATGHLVIIQMSESSGEDALKLVKKYTRYNVDPLIVGVSNQVLIPQEDGRRKVKYTFL; this is encoded by the coding sequence ATGGATAATAATGAATACCTTGATTTTGACGAAGCTGTCGCTTTTCTGAAGACCACCCCTAGCACTCTATATAAGTGGTTGCAGGCGGGGAAAATTCCGGGTCATAAGCTGGGCAGACAATGGCGTTTCTTAAGGGAGGAATTAGAGATCCATGTTTCGGGGAAGGCCTCTCGGATCAATGTGCAAAGGGATTTTCTTCAGCTTTCAGAGATTTTGCAGTCTCGAAAGAAAAATAAAAAGGAGACATCAATGCAATTGGATACTCACACTTTGGCCGAACAAATCATCTGGGATGCTTTTGATCATGGAGCACGCTTGGTGCATATTTATCCCACTAAGGGAAAGTACGAAATCTCTTATCGTAATAACGAGGGCTTGGATAAGCTTAGTTCCATCCAAGAAGACTTTTTTCACGAGCTTGATTCAAGCTTAGTTTCTTTTTCTTCTCCGATAGGGCAAGAAGACTCTCGTCGCTTTCACCTTAATCGTGAGCAAGGCGAGTCTCTGCAGATTCGTTATCAAAAAATTGAGACGGTCACCGGGCCTCGTTTGACCTTAAGAATCTGGCAGCCGGAAAAAGATGTTCTGTCTTTGGAAAAGATCAGTGGGGGAGATAAAGAGGCTTTGAAGAGATTCAAAAGCTGGACCCAGAAGGCCCACGGAATTATTATTGTCACCGGAGCCCCAGGATCAGGGAAAACGACCACAGTGCATTCGTTGTTAAACGAGCTTCGATCTGAGGGCCGAGTGATTTTTACGATCGAAGAATCTGTGGAGATGGTCATTGAGGGTGTTAATCAAATTGAAGTTAAATCCAGGAAGCCCGAAGATTTTGCGAACGTCTTTCACCAAATCCATGGATCAGATCCTGATGTTATTTGTTTGGGGCTGTCTTCTTATTTTGGCAATGAAGAACAAGTTTTTGGCGCGGCTTATGAGGCGGCGGCCACGGGGCACTTGGTGATCATTCAAATGTCCGAAAGTTCAGGCGAGGATGCTTTGAAACTTGTAAAAAAATACACCAGGTACAACGTGGATCCATTGATTGTGGGTGTGAGCAATCAGGTGCTTATTCCCCAAGAGGATGGACGTCGAAAAGTGAAATATACATTTCTTTAA
- a CDS encoding UDP-2,3-diacylglucosamine diphosphatase, producing MEAWFLSDIHLKTAEERNGKILLRFLRSLLNANPQQVHLFLVGDIFDLWVGPHTYFAKKFWPLMEALKDLKKAGAKITYIEGNHDVHVEGYFQKKLGVEVFVEAQHYLIDGVRVRVEHGDLINLQDEKYLKYRSIIRNPRIKPLGNILPGQFWDYIGNRASKKSRARTSDYANRNTDQLVQMIRDHAVKVYPEKPFDIIISGHMHVFDDHQVAVDGNTSVRSINLGSWFEPKVKVFRLKDGIGDWVYLPE from the coding sequence GTGGAAGCCTGGTTTTTATCTGACATCCACTTGAAAACCGCTGAAGAGCGCAATGGGAAAATCCTGTTGCGCTTTTTGCGTTCTTTGCTTAATGCAAATCCGCAGCAAGTTCATTTATTTTTGGTGGGTGATATCTTTGATTTGTGGGTGGGTCCGCACACTTATTTTGCCAAAAAGTTTTGGCCTTTAATGGAAGCATTAAAGGATCTAAAAAAGGCCGGTGCTAAAATCACTTACATCGAAGGCAATCACGACGTGCATGTCGAAGGTTACTTTCAAAAAAAACTGGGTGTTGAGGTCTTTGTCGAAGCCCAGCATTACTTGATCGATGGCGTGCGCGTGCGGGTTGAGCACGGAGATCTGATTAATCTGCAAGATGAAAAATATCTGAAATATCGCAGCATCATCCGCAATCCGCGTATTAAGCCCTTAGGCAATATCTTGCCGGGTCAATTTTGGGATTATATCGGCAATAGAGCCAGCAAGAAAAGCCGTGCGCGCACTTCCGATTACGCCAATCGTAATACCGATCAGCTTGTGCAGATGATTCGTGATCATGCCGTCAAAGTTTATCCGGAAAAACCATTTGATATAATTATCTCAGGCCATATGCATGTGTTTGATGATCATCAAGTGGCCGTTGACGGTAACACGTCTGTACGCTCAATTAACTTGGGCTCATGGTTTGAGCCCAAGGTGAAAGTCTTCCGTCTGAAAGACGGCATCGGCGACTGGGTCTATTTACCTGAATAA
- the ftsZ gene encoding cell division protein FtsZ, producing MFELEENINIGANIKVVGVGGGGSNAVTTMIESNMSGVEFIVANTDIQALNANKAPNKIQLGIDLTKGLGAGANPDVGRRAAIESYNEIVEKLEGSDMVFVTAGMGGGTGTGGAPIVAKIARELGALTIGVVTKPFLFEGKKRSKHADGGLQELKENVDTLIVIPNQKLLSIAAEKTPLLETFKKADEVLLQAVKGISDLINIRGLINLDFADIRTVMSAKGIAIMGTGAARGENRAVEAATAAISSPLLENVKIDGATGIIVNITGGSDLSLYEVNEATTLITEAAHEEAEIIFGAVIDDNMGDVVRVTVIATGFDSHEVKLVNDMTQVNQMQNFLNQQAAQFGGQMNTLPPMPQMPQFQMPVMPQMPTMPQMPQFPQMPVMPQMPQQAQPQQPAQQMPTELPPIATVQTQVMTFTQTQSPEQHITETVVTPPVPAVTPQMAQQAAQNVMPQMPASHQAPVAPQPAPEMATPIAPQMETNVSPRDLLLAKARAFKESQSLKDRHNTPEQLSMNVDHEQQSLDEARRMAREVLSSPFSNQNLEVPAFIRKKQGFDLNKE from the coding sequence ATGTTTGAGTTAGAGGAAAATATCAATATCGGAGCGAATATCAAAGTTGTTGGTGTCGGCGGCGGTGGAAGCAACGCGGTGACCACGATGATCGAATCCAATATGTCCGGTGTTGAGTTCATCGTAGCCAACACAGACATCCAAGCTTTGAATGCCAACAAAGCTCCTAACAAAATCCAACTGGGTATCGACCTTACTAAAGGTTTGGGCGCTGGTGCGAATCCAGATGTGGGTCGCAGAGCAGCTATTGAGTCTTACAATGAAATCGTAGAAAAATTGGAAGGTTCTGACATGGTTTTCGTCACTGCTGGGATGGGTGGCGGAACAGGAACTGGTGGCGCGCCCATCGTCGCGAAAATTGCTCGCGAACTAGGGGCTTTGACGATCGGGGTGGTGACTAAGCCATTCTTATTCGAAGGTAAAAAACGTAGCAAACATGCTGATGGCGGTTTGCAAGAACTCAAAGAAAACGTTGATACCTTGATCGTAATCCCAAATCAAAAATTGCTTTCAATCGCTGCAGAGAAAACGCCCCTTTTGGAAACTTTCAAAAAAGCGGACGAAGTTCTTCTGCAAGCGGTGAAAGGTATTTCTGATTTGATCAACATTAGAGGCTTGATCAACTTGGACTTCGCCGATATCCGCACGGTTATGTCAGCTAAAGGCATTGCGATCATGGGAACAGGTGCAGCTCGCGGTGAAAACCGTGCCGTTGAAGCAGCGACGGCAGCGATCTCCTCTCCACTTTTGGAAAATGTTAAAATCGATGGCGCTACAGGTATCATCGTGAACATCACGGGCGGATCTGATCTTTCACTTTACGAAGTGAACGAAGCAACGACATTGATCACGGAAGCCGCTCACGAAGAAGCTGAAATCATCTTCGGTGCAGTTATCGATGACAATATGGGTGACGTCGTTCGTGTGACAGTGATTGCGACGGGATTTGATTCTCATGAAGTGAAGCTTGTGAACGATATGACTCAAGTAAACCAAATGCAAAACTTCTTGAATCAGCAAGCAGCGCAATTCGGCGGTCAAATGAATACATTGCCGCCAATGCCACAAATGCCGCAATTTCAGATGCCGGTGATGCCTCAGATGCCAACAATGCCGCAGATGCCTCAGTTTCCACAAATGCCGGTAATGCCGCAAATGCCTCAGCAAGCACAACCGCAGCAACCAGCGCAGCAAATGCCGACGGAATTGCCGCCAATTGCGACGGTGCAAACTCAAGTAATGACTTTCACGCAAACTCAGTCGCCAGAACAGCACATCACTGAAACTGTGGTAACTCCACCAGTTCCAGCAGTGACTCCGCAAATGGCTCAGCAAGCAGCGCAAAATGTAATGCCGCAAATGCCGGCTTCTCACCAAGCTCCAGTTGCTCCGCAACCGGCTCCTGAAATGGCAACGCCGATTGCACCGCAAATGGAGACAAATGTGTCTCCACGCGATTTGTTGCTGGCAAAAGCACGCGCTTTTAAGGAAAGCCAAAGCTTGAAAGATCGTCACAACACTCCAGAGCAACTTTCAATGAACGTGGACCACGAACAGCAATCACTTGATGAAGCTCGTCGCATGGCTCGCGAAGTTTTAAGTTCTCCTTTTTCGAATCAAAACTTGGAAGTTCCTGCGTTCATTCGCAAGAAACAAGGATTCGATCTGAATAAAGAATAG
- the ftsA gene encoding cell division protein FtsA: protein MSTSKPKAPVLAGLDIGSTKVSFVIGTVTTEGKIEIAGVGTAPNTGIRQGVVINIEATTESIKKAKEEAELMSGYSVSEVWVGVAGTHITSFDSKGMVAIKNREVTASEIERVIDAAKAVAVPADRTVLHVLPREFKVDGQDGITDPIGMSGIRLEANVHIVTGSQSAINNSVKCVEKAGLKIAGLVLSQLASATAVISNDEKNLGVCVVDMGGGACNALYFVNGSVAHSSTIPVGGQHFTHDVAVGLRTPQFAAEDLKKKYGCAMASMVNETETIEVEGVGGRKSRVIPRKDLADVIEARAEEVLNLIANDLRMSGLMPLLGSGIVLTGGASQLDGLVEMGEFIFDIPVRRGSPREIGGLTDVVKSGEFSAVVGLMLYALSQRKDLGLGHQHEVNISESFDGFTKKIKDFFGQIF, encoded by the coding sequence ATGAGTACATCAAAACCGAAAGCACCGGTATTGGCTGGCTTGGATATTGGTTCAACCAAGGTCTCTTTTGTCATTGGCACAGTCACTACCGAAGGAAAAATTGAAATCGCCGGCGTCGGCACCGCTCCGAATACAGGTATTCGCCAAGGCGTTGTCATTAATATCGAAGCCACCACCGAATCCATAAAAAAAGCAAAAGAAGAAGCGGAATTAATGTCCGGTTATTCAGTCTCAGAAGTCTGGGTTGGTGTTGCCGGAACTCACATCACTTCTTTTGATTCTAAAGGAATGGTGGCTATCAAAAATCGTGAAGTCACCGCCAGTGAAATCGAGCGTGTGATTGATGCGGCCAAAGCTGTTGCCGTCCCTGCTGATCGCACGGTCTTACACGTACTGCCTCGCGAATTTAAGGTCGACGGCCAAGACGGCATCACGGATCCTATCGGCATGTCGGGCATCCGCTTAGAAGCGAATGTGCACATCGTGACAGGCAGCCAAAGTGCTATCAATAATTCTGTTAAATGCGTTGAAAAAGCCGGATTAAAAATTGCGGGCTTGGTGCTAAGTCAATTGGCTTCAGCCACGGCCGTGATTTCTAATGACGAAAAAAATCTGGGTGTCTGTGTTGTCGACATGGGCGGCGGCGCTTGTAATGCGTTGTACTTTGTTAACGGCAGTGTTGCGCATTCTTCAACAATCCCGGTGGGTGGACAGCATTTCACACACGATGTGGCGGTGGGGTTGCGTACTCCACAATTTGCGGCAGAAGATTTGAAAAAGAAATATGGATGCGCGATGGCCTCGATGGTCAATGAGACTGAGACCATTGAAGTGGAAGGCGTTGGTGGGCGTAAGTCCCGCGTGATTCCTCGCAAAGATTTAGCCGACGTGATTGAAGCGCGTGCGGAAGAAGTTTTAAATTTAATTGCCAACGATCTGCGCATGAGCGGATTGATGCCTTTACTTGGATCAGGAATTGTCCTGACGGGTGGAGCAAGTCAATTAGATGGTTTGGTTGAGATGGGTGAGTTTATTTTTGATATTCCGGTTCGTCGTGGTTCGCCTCGTGAAATCGGTGGATTAACAGATGTTGTGAAGTCTGGAGAGTTCTCAGCAGTTGTTGGTCTGATGTTATATGCTTTAAGCCAGCGCAAAGATTTGGGTCTGGGGCATCAGCATGAAGTGAACATCAGTGAATCTTTTGATGGATTCACGAAAAAGATCAAAGATTTTTTTGGACAGATTTTTTAG
- a CDS encoding cell division protein FtsQ/DivIB, with amino-acid sequence MKKIVLQLVFGFVVLPSALAGTLYYLNQNGFFNVAHIEVVLENPPAGQEQFLKPHVDELEKLLSKYRGLSLWTVKLKNISKEVSSLDWVDGLNIKRSWPTTLSVRVRPHEVKLLFMAKGGDLLPIISSGDFLEPVKAKQAPDVALLEGETFLKKTELRKKAVEVIEQIPNEGSFSKKTISEIRYDAKEGFWMTMIKTGIRVKMGEDQMALKAKRVSQVVDYLETRQFDARVIDANLSKKVLVRLRKDP; translated from the coding sequence GTGAAAAAGATCGTTTTACAGCTGGTATTTGGATTCGTCGTTTTACCTTCCGCGCTGGCAGGAACTCTTTATTATTTAAATCAAAATGGTTTTTTTAACGTCGCTCATATAGAAGTGGTTTTAGAAAATCCTCCCGCAGGCCAAGAACAATTTTTAAAACCGCATGTCGACGAACTTGAAAAATTATTGTCGAAATATCGTGGTCTTTCATTGTGGACGGTAAAATTAAAAAACATATCTAAAGAGGTTTCATCCCTAGATTGGGTGGACGGACTGAATATCAAGCGGAGCTGGCCTACAACTCTGTCGGTACGCGTACGTCCTCACGAAGTTAAACTTCTTTTTATGGCGAAAGGTGGAGATCTTTTGCCAATCATCAGTAGTGGTGATTTTTTAGAGCCCGTGAAAGCCAAGCAAGCGCCCGATGTGGCGTTGCTTGAAGGGGAAACGTTTCTGAAAAAAACAGAGCTGCGAAAAAAAGCCGTGGAAGTGATCGAACAAATTCCGAATGAAGGTTCGTTCAGTAAAAAAACAATTTCGGAAATTCGCTACGATGCTAAAGAAGGTTTTTGGATGACGATGATAAAAACTGGCATTCGAGTGAAAATGGGTGAAGATCAAATGGCTTTGAAGGCCAAACGGGTCAGCCAAGTGGTTGATTATCTCGAAACTCGCCAGTTTGACGCGCGCGTCATAGATGCGAATCTGTCTAAGAAAGTCCTTGTCAGGTTGCGTAAGGATCCCTAA
- the murC gene encoding UDP-N-acetylmuramate--L-alanine ligase: MKLQTAKFHFVGVGGIGMCGLAELLHNMGAKVSGSDISENANTERLKELGVKVFKGHAASNVGDADVVVYSSAIQYGNPEISEARARQIPLMPRAEALAEIMRSKRGIAVAGTHGKTTTTSMTTAIFLEANLSPTIVVGGRLELIKSTAILGSGEWLIAEADESDGSFHKLSPEVAIITNIDSDHLDHFKTFENLQKNFHDFALRIPFYGKVIVCGDDPIVRQVFENFPKRILFYGFEEKNDLVISGEQGKYSIHRSDRLLGTKHLVGEFKLNVPGRHNALNATAAICAGMAAGIPFAVCAKGLQRYEGVDRRFHYKGEKRGIKVYDDYGHHPTEVRAVMQAFREKFPQQRLVVFFQPHRYSRTEHCWHDFTTAFKDADQVLLTDIYPAGESPIPGVTSERLAQEMKHENAQYFVRDEKATQKILSTLKEGDVFITLGAGDGWKLGLDVLNNL; the protein is encoded by the coding sequence ATGAAGTTACAAACGGCCAAATTCCATTTCGTCGGCGTCGGGGGCATTGGCATGTGTGGTCTGGCGGAGCTTTTACACAATATGGGTGCGAAAGTTTCGGGCAGTGATATTTCGGAAAATGCCAACACCGAGCGTTTGAAGGAATTAGGCGTCAAGGTTTTTAAGGGTCACGCGGCCTCCAACGTAGGCGATGCTGATGTGGTGGTGTATTCTAGTGCGATTCAGTATGGTAATCCGGAAATTTCTGAAGCACGTGCTCGTCAAATTCCGTTAATGCCGCGAGCAGAAGCCTTAGCCGAAATCATGCGTTCCAAACGCGGGATTGCGGTGGCCGGAACTCATGGGAAAACGACGACGACATCCATGACCACGGCGATTTTTTTAGAGGCCAACCTAAGCCCTACGATTGTGGTGGGCGGGCGTTTGGAGCTCATTAAATCAACGGCGATCTTAGGGTCGGGTGAATGGCTGATTGCTGAAGCGGACGAATCGGATGGCAGTTTTCATAAGCTGTCCCCGGAAGTTGCGATCATCACGAATATTGACTCGGATCATTTGGATCATTTTAAAACTTTTGAAAACTTGCAAAAAAACTTCCATGACTTCGCTTTGCGCATTCCGTTTTACGGCAAGGTCATCGTGTGTGGGGATGATCCTATCGTCCGACAGGTGTTTGAAAACTTCCCAAAAAGAATTTTGTTTTACGGTTTTGAGGAAAAAAACGATCTAGTTATCAGTGGGGAGCAAGGGAAGTACTCAATTCATCGCAGCGATCGTTTACTTGGGACCAAACACTTGGTGGGCGAATTTAAACTGAACGTTCCCGGTCGTCACAATGCCTTAAATGCAACCGCCGCTATTTGTGCGGGCATGGCCGCGGGAATTCCGTTTGCGGTTTGTGCTAAAGGTTTGCAACGCTATGAGGGTGTGGATCGTCGTTTTCACTATAAAGGTGAAAAGCGTGGCATTAAAGTTTACGACGATTACGGGCATCATCCCACAGAAGTGCGGGCCGTTATGCAGGCCTTCCGTGAAAAATTCCCGCAACAACGTTTGGTTGTATTCTTTCAGCCTCATCGTTATTCGCGTACGGAGCATTGCTGGCATGATTTCACGACGGCTTTTAAAGATGCTGATCAGGTTTTACTGACAGATATTTATCCAGCGGGGGAATCACCAATTCCGGGTGTCACCAGCGAACGTTTAGCGCAAGAAATGAAGCATGAAAATGCGCAATATTTTGTGCGCGATGAAAAAGCGACCCAGAAAATCTTATCCACTCTGAAAGAGGGCGATGTGTTCATCACCCTCGGCGCGGGGGATGGGTGGAAACTGGGTTTAGACGTCTTGAATAATTTATAA